In a genomic window of Pseudomonas oryzihabitans:
- the flhF gene encoding flagellar biosynthesis protein FlhF, with protein sequence MQVKRFFAADMRQAMKLVRDELGPDAAILSNRRVAGGVELTAALDYQAPAPAAPNAELQAELRKTHAKIAQAHADLSIRAPGVPSAVPKDKQLLSAINAADSRREPVIAPPRAPQPAAAAPAASSAPEDRRALEAMRSELSGLRELLEVQLGSMAWTQVQSTRPQQAGLWRRLQRMGLPADLARHLLDSVAKIQEPRHAWRMLLANFAQLAKTTDAKILEEGGIVAFVGPAGMGKTTSLAKLAASYVLKYGPQSLALVSMDSFRIGAQEQIKTLGRILDVPVTLVDPGQSLAQALAPLARKRLVLIDTAGMPANDPALKVQLEALANRQLKIRNYLVLGVTSQSQVLKAAYHSYRRCGLSGCVLTKLDEAASLGEALGLAITQRLPVAYIADGPRIPDDLHAARSHQLVSRAVSLQAPEEPSEETMAGMFAGLYQNAARRAG encoded by the coding sequence ATGCAAGTCAAACGTTTCTTCGCCGCCGATATGCGTCAAGCCATGAAACTGGTACGCGACGAGCTGGGCCCGGATGCCGCCATCCTCAGCAACCGTCGGGTCGCCGGCGGGGTCGAGCTGACCGCGGCCCTGGACTACCAGGCTCCGGCACCGGCTGCGCCTAATGCCGAGTTGCAGGCGGAGTTGCGCAAGACCCACGCGAAGATCGCCCAGGCCCATGCCGACCTCAGCATTCGCGCGCCGGGCGTGCCCTCGGCCGTACCGAAGGACAAGCAGCTGCTCAGCGCCATCAACGCCGCCGACAGCCGTCGTGAGCCGGTGATCGCACCGCCGCGCGCGCCCCAGCCGGCCGCCGCCGCGCCCGCTGCCAGCAGCGCGCCGGAAGACCGCCGTGCCCTGGAAGCCATGCGCAGCGAACTCAGCGGCCTGCGCGAACTGCTGGAAGTCCAGCTCGGCTCCATGGCCTGGACTCAGGTGCAGTCCACCCGTCCGCAGCAAGCCGGACTCTGGCGCCGTCTGCAGCGCATGGGGCTGCCGGCCGACCTGGCCCGCCACCTGCTCGACAGCGTGGCCAAGATTCAGGAGCCGCGCCACGCCTGGCGCATGCTGCTGGCGAATTTCGCACAACTGGCCAAGACCACTGACGCCAAGATCCTGGAGGAGGGCGGCATCGTCGCCTTCGTCGGTCCGGCTGGCATGGGCAAGACCACCTCCCTGGCCAAGCTCGCCGCCAGCTATGTCCTCAAGTACGGACCGCAGAGCCTGGCGCTGGTCAGCATGGACAGCTTCCGTATCGGCGCCCAGGAGCAGATCAAGACCCTCGGCCGTATCCTCGACGTGCCGGTGACCCTGGTCGATCCGGGTCAGTCCCTGGCCCAGGCCCTGGCGCCCCTGGCACGCAAGCGCCTGGTACTGATCGACACCGCGGGCATGCCCGCCAACGATCCGGCGCTCAAGGTCCAGCTCGAAGCCCTGGCCAATCGCCAGCTGAAGATTCGCAACTACCTGGTGCTGGGTGTTACCAGCCAGAGCCAGGTACTCAAGGCGGCCTACCACAGCTATCGGCGGTGCGGCCTGAGCGGCTGCGTGCTGACCAAGCTGGACGAAGCCGCCAGCCTCGGTGAAGCCCTGGGCCTGGCCATCACCCAGCGCCTGCCGGTGGCCTACATCGCCGACGGTCCGCGTATCCCGGACGACCTGCATGCGGCCCGCAGCCACCAATTGGTGAGCCGCGCGGTGAGCCTGCAGGCACCGGAAGAACCGAGCGAAGAAACCATGGCGGGCATGTTCGCCGGCCTGTATCAAAACGCCGCCCGCCGCGCCGGCTAG
- the fliA gene encoding RNA polymerase sigma factor FliA has translation MTASSGLRMYSRTSERTQQEQLINRYAPLVKRIAYHLLARLPASVQVEDLMQAGMIGLLEASRKYDSGKGASFETYAGIRIRGAMLDEVRKGDWAPRSVHRNTRMVTDAIRAVEARTGRDAKDSEVAAELKLSLDEYYGILGDTMGSRLFSFDDLMEGGEHGLEESGSHELEPGRGLEDERFRKALADAIANLPERERLVLSLYYDEELNLKEIGEVLGVSESRVCQLHSQCAARLRARLADWRSR, from the coding sequence ATGACAGCATCCAGCGGGCTTCGCATGTACAGCAGAACTTCGGAACGTACCCAGCAGGAGCAACTCATCAACCGCTATGCGCCGTTGGTGAAGCGCATCGCCTACCACCTGTTGGCACGCTTGCCGGCCAGCGTCCAGGTCGAAGACCTGATGCAGGCCGGTATGATCGGGCTGCTCGAGGCCTCGCGCAAATACGACTCCGGCAAGGGCGCTAGCTTCGAGACCTATGCCGGCATCCGTATCCGCGGCGCCATGCTCGACGAGGTCCGCAAGGGCGACTGGGCCCCGCGCTCGGTCCACCGCAACACGCGCATGGTCACCGACGCCATTCGGGCGGTGGAAGCGCGCACTGGTCGCGACGCTAAAGATTCCGAGGTCGCGGCCGAACTTAAATTGAGTCTGGATGAGTACTACGGCATCCTTGGCGACACCATGGGGAGTCGCCTGTTCAGTTTCGACGACCTTATGGAGGGGGGTGAGCATGGGCTCGAGGAGAGCGGTTCGCATGAACTCGAACCCGGTCGCGGCCTGGAAGACGAGCGCTTCCGCAAGGCTCTGGCCGACGCCATCGCCAATCTTCCGGAGCGTGAACGCCTGGTGCTCTCGCTGTATTACGACGAGGAACTCAACCTCAAGGAAATCGGCGAGGTGCTGGGAGTGAGCGAATCCCGGGTCTGCCAGCTCCACAGTCAATGCGCGGCGCGCCTGCGGGCTCGGCTGGCGGATTGGCGTTCACGTTAA
- the fliP gene encoding flagellar type III secretion system pore protein FliP (The bacterial flagellar biogenesis protein FliP forms a type III secretion system (T3SS)-type pore required for flagellar assembly.) has translation MIFSRLPAGLGRTLGWLLGLAVLLFAPLALAQQAGQGNPLSIPAITLSTNAQGQQEYSVSLQILLIMTALSFIPAFVMLMTSFTRIVIVFAILRQALGLQTTPSNQVLVGMALFLTLFIMAPVFDRINTTAVQPYLNEQLSAQDAINRAQVPMKDFMLAQTRQSDLDLFMRLSKRTDIASPDQAPLSILVPAFVTSELKTAFQIGFMIFIPFLVIDLVIASVLMAMGMMMLSPMIISLPFKLMLFVLVDGWALIMGTLASSFGTV, from the coding sequence ATGATTTTCTCGCGTCTACCGGCCGGCCTGGGGCGCACCCTGGGCTGGCTGCTGGGGTTGGCTGTGCTGCTGTTCGCGCCCTTGGCGCTGGCGCAGCAGGCCGGGCAGGGCAATCCCCTGTCCATCCCCGCCATCACCCTGAGCACCAACGCCCAGGGGCAGCAGGAGTATTCGGTCAGCCTGCAGATCCTGCTGATCATGACGGCGCTGAGCTTCATCCCGGCGTTCGTCATGCTGATGACCAGCTTCACCCGCATCGTCATCGTCTTCGCCATCCTGCGCCAGGCGCTGGGTCTGCAGACCACGCCGTCCAACCAGGTGCTGGTGGGCATGGCGCTGTTCCTGACGCTATTCATCATGGCGCCGGTGTTCGACCGCATCAACACCACGGCCGTCCAGCCCTATCTGAACGAACAACTCAGTGCCCAGGACGCCATCAACCGGGCGCAGGTGCCGATGAAGGACTTCATGCTGGCCCAGACCCGGCAGTCGGATCTTGATCTGTTCATGCGCCTGTCCAAGCGCACCGACATCGCCAGCCCCGACCAGGCACCGCTGTCGATCCTGGTACCGGCCTTCGTCACCTCCGAACTCAAGACCGCCTTCCAGATCGGCTTCATGATCTTCATTCCCTTCCTGGTGATCGACCTGGTGATCGCCAGCGTATTGATGGCCATGGGCATGATGATGCTGTCGCCCATGATCATTTCCCTGCCGTTCAAGCTGATGCTGTTCGTGCTGGTCGATGGCTGGGCGTTGATCATGGGCACCCTGGCCAGCAGCTTCGGCACCGTCTAG
- the fleN gene encoding flagellar synthesis regulator FleN, whose product MGSMHPVQVIAVTGGKGGVGKTNVSVNLALALADIGRRVMLLDADLGLANIDVLLGLSPKRTLADVISGECDLRDVLLQGPGGIRIVPAASGTQAMVNLTPAQHAGLIQAFSDISENLDVLIVDTAAGIGDQVVSFVRAAQEVLVVVCDEPTSITDAYALIKLLNRDHGVTRFRVLANMALTPQEGRNLFAKLTKVTDRFLDVALQYVGAIPFDEAVRKAVQKQRPVYEAFPRAKASLAFRAVAQKVDGWPLPANPRGHLEFFVERLVQPAIGTHA is encoded by the coding sequence ATGGGTAGCATGCATCCCGTCCAAGTCATCGCGGTAACGGGCGGTAAAGGCGGTGTCGGCAAGACCAATGTGTCGGTCAACCTGGCCTTGGCCCTGGCTGATATCGGGCGGCGCGTCATGCTGCTCGACGCCGACCTGGGCCTGGCCAACATCGACGTTCTGCTGGGGCTTTCGCCCAAGCGCACCCTGGCCGACGTCATCTCCGGCGAGTGCGATCTACGCGACGTGCTGCTGCAGGGGCCCGGCGGTATCCGCATCGTCCCGGCGGCCTCGGGCACCCAGGCGATGGTCAATCTGACGCCGGCCCAGCACGCCGGTCTGATCCAGGCCTTCAGCGACATCAGCGAGAATCTCGACGTGCTCATCGTCGATACCGCCGCCGGCATCGGCGATCAGGTGGTCAGCTTCGTCCGCGCCGCCCAGGAAGTCCTGGTGGTGGTGTGCGACGAACCCACCTCCATCACCGATGCCTACGCCCTGATCAAGCTGCTCAATCGCGACCATGGCGTCACCCGTTTTCGGGTCCTGGCGAACATGGCGCTCACGCCCCAGGAAGGTCGCAATCTCTTTGCTAAGCTGACCAAGGTGACCGACAGATTCCTGGATGTCGCCCTGCAATACGTGGGCGCCATTCCGTTCGACGAGGCGGTGCGCAAGGCGGTACAGAAACAACGCCCCGTTTACGAAGCCTTTCCGCGTGCCAAGGCCTCGCTGGCCTTTCGTGCGGTGGCGCAAAAAGTCGATGGCTGGCCATTGCCGGCCAATCCGCGCGGCCACCTCGAGTTCTTTGTCGAGCGCCTTGTGCAACCAGCCATCGGTACTCACGCATGA
- the flhB gene encoding flagellar biosynthesis protein FlhB gives MAESDGEDRTEDPTDKRKRESREEGQLPRSRELGTVAVMLSGVGGLLMYGAFLGSKLLEVMRANFSLRREEVMDERFMGTFLLASGKAAMVGMLPMIVLVVICAIVGHIALGGFLFSGKVLAPKASRMNPLSGIARMFSKNSLVELLKALGKFVIILGVSVLVLMNERTALLQIAKLPLEQALLHSMQVVGHATLLLAMGLLIIAAIDVPFQILSNRKKLMMTKQEIKDEYKDSEGKPEVKGKIRQMQRQMAQRRMMAEVPSADVVITNPTHFAVALKYDAAKGGAPVLVAKGSDFTALKIREIAQEHQVSLLESPGLARAVYYSTEVDQEIPAGLYVAVAQVLAYVYQLRQFRAGRGRKPKLADLPIPPDLRRDEQGKPPT, from the coding sequence ATGGCTGAATCCGATGGCGAAGACCGCACAGAAGACCCAACCGACAAACGCAAGCGTGAGTCTCGGGAGGAAGGTCAGCTCCCGCGCTCACGCGAACTCGGTACGGTAGCCGTCATGCTCTCGGGTGTGGGCGGTCTGCTGATGTATGGCGCCTTCCTCGGCAGCAAGCTGCTGGAGGTGATGCGCGCCAATTTTTCCTTGCGCCGCGAGGAGGTGATGGACGAGCGCTTCATGGGCACCTTCCTGTTGGCCTCGGGCAAGGCGGCCATGGTAGGCATGCTGCCGATGATCGTCCTGGTAGTCATCTGCGCCATCGTCGGCCACATCGCCCTGGGCGGCTTTCTGTTCTCCGGCAAGGTATTAGCACCCAAGGCCAGCCGGATGAATCCGCTGTCCGGCATCGCACGGATGTTTTCCAAGAATTCCCTGGTGGAGCTGCTCAAGGCCCTGGGTAAATTCGTCATCATCCTTGGCGTTTCGGTGCTGGTGCTGATGAACGAGCGTACGGCGCTGTTGCAGATCGCCAAGCTGCCGCTCGAGCAAGCGCTGCTGCACAGCATGCAGGTGGTGGGGCACGCGACCCTGTTGCTGGCCATGGGCTTGTTGATCATCGCCGCCATAGACGTTCCTTTCCAGATCCTCAGCAACCGCAAGAAGCTGATGATGACCAAGCAGGAGATCAAGGACGAATACAAGGACAGCGAGGGCAAGCCCGAGGTCAAGGGCAAGATCCGCCAGATGCAGCGGCAGATGGCGCAGCGGCGCATGATGGCCGAGGTCCCCAGCGCCGATGTGGTCATCACCAACCCGACTCACTTCGCCGTGGCGCTCAAATACGACGCGGCCAAGGGCGGGGCGCCGGTACTGGTGGCCAAGGGTAGCGACTTCACCGCCCTGAAGATCCGCGAGATCGCTCAGGAACACCAGGTTTCCCTGCTGGAGTCACCCGGTCTGGCCCGGGCGGTGTACTACTCCACGGAAGTGGACCAGGAGATTCCCGCCGGGCTGTACGTGGCCGTGGCCCAGGTCCTGGCCTACGTCTATCAGCTCAGGCAATTCCGGGCCGGGCGCGGGCGCAAGCCCAAGCTGGCCGATCTGCCCATCCCGCCGGATCTGCGCCGGGACGAGCAGGGCAAGCCTCCTACTTGA
- a CDS encoding chemotaxis response regulator CheY encodes MKILIVDDFSTMRRIIKNLLRDLGFTNTAEADDGNTALPMLQSGNFDFLVTDWNMPGMTGIDLLRQVRADARLKTLPVLMVTAEAKREQIIEAAQAGVNGYVVKPFTAQVLKEKIDKIFERVNG; translated from the coding sequence ATGAAAATCCTCATCGTGGACGATTTTTCCACGATGAGACGCATCATCAAGAATTTGCTGCGTGATCTGGGCTTCACCAATACCGCCGAGGCGGATGATGGCAACACCGCCCTGCCGATGCTGCAGAGCGGTAATTTCGACTTTCTCGTCACCGACTGGAACATGCCCGGTATGACCGGCATCGACCTGCTGCGCCAAGTCCGGGCCGATGCGCGCCTGAAGACGCTGCCGGTGCTGATGGTGACCGCCGAAGCCAAGCGCGAGCAGATCATCGAAGCCGCCCAGGCCGGCGTGAACGGCTACGTGGTCAAACCTTTCACTGCGCAGGTGCTGAAAGAAAAGATCGACAAGATCTTCGAGCGGGTGAATGGCTGA
- a CDS encoding protein phosphatase CheZ, translated as MDQLGSNTFSDFESNLKQRAQELVKRLESGDFAEAVQLINELNQLRDRGLYQEVGKLTRELHNAIVNFEIDPRGMAGEEVSQISDATDRLSYVVKMTENAANRTMDLVEESAPLVGNFGDEARALHEDWKKFMRREIGADAFRDLAKRVDIFLSHTESNAGQLSAKLNDILLAQDYQDLTGQVIKRVVNLVGQIEKDLVKLVMMASQVDRYTGFSHDHAALIEQNRKEKTMKGEGPQIHADKREDVVAAQVDVDDLLSSLGF; from the coding sequence ATGGATCAGCTTGGCAGCAATACCTTCAGTGACTTCGAATCGAATCTAAAACAGCGCGCCCAGGAACTGGTGAAACGCCTCGAAAGCGGCGATTTCGCCGAGGCCGTTCAACTCATCAACGAACTCAATCAGTTACGCGACCGCGGTCTGTACCAGGAAGTCGGCAAGCTGACCCGCGAGCTGCACAACGCCATCGTCAACTTCGAGATCGATCCGCGCGGCATGGCCGGCGAAGAGGTCTCCCAAATCAGCGATGCCACCGATCGTCTCTCCTATGTGGTGAAGATGACCGAGAACGCTGCCAACCGGACCATGGATCTGGTGGAGGAGAGCGCACCGCTGGTAGGTAACTTCGGTGACGAGGCCCGTGCACTGCACGAGGATTGGAAGAAATTCATGCGTCGGGAAATAGGCGCCGATGCGTTCCGCGACTTGGCCAAGCGCGTCGATATCTTCCTCAGCCACACCGAGAGCAATGCCGGCCAGTTGTCGGCCAAGCTCAACGACATCCTCCTGGCGCAGGACTATCAGGATCTTACCGGGCAGGTGATCAAGCGGGTGGTCAATCTCGTCGGGCAGATCGAGAAAGACCTCGTCAAGCTGGTGATGATGGCCAGCCAGGTCGATCGCTACACCGGCTTCAGCCACGATCATGCTGCACTGATCGAACAAAACCGAAAAGAAAAGACGATGAAGGGTGAAGGTCCGCAGATTCATGCCGATAAGCGTGAAGACGTCGTGGCCGCTCAGGTCGACGTCGACGATCTTCTATCCAGTCTGGGCTTCTGA
- the sodC gene encoding superoxide dismutase family protein — MKIWTATLLATCLVGTAQAAESLTIPMNKISTDGVGESVGSVQVTRSKYGLVFTPDLKGLEPGIHGFHVHTKPNCGPADVDGKLTAGGAAGGHLDPRNTGKHSAPWSDDGHLGELPALYVTADGQATQPVLAPRLKRLEELKGHALMIHAGGDNYADQPKPLGGGGARVVCGVVK, encoded by the coding sequence ATGAAAATCTGGACCGCGACGCTGTTGGCCACCTGCCTGGTGGGCACCGCCCAGGCCGCTGAATCCCTGACGATTCCCATGAACAAGATCTCGACCGACGGTGTTGGCGAGAGCGTCGGCAGCGTTCAGGTGACCCGCTCCAAGTACGGCCTGGTCTTTACCCCCGATCTCAAGGGTCTGGAGCCCGGCATCCACGGCTTCCATGTGCATACCAAGCCCAACTGCGGCCCGGCCGACGTCGACGGCAAGTTGACCGCCGGTGGCGCTGCAGGGGGTCACCTCGATCCGCGCAACACCGGCAAGCACAGCGCGCCCTGGTCGGATGACGGCCACCTGGGTGAATTGCCGGCGCTCTATGTGACGGCCGATGGCCAGGCGACCCAACCGGTGCTGGCCCCACGCCTGAAGCGCCTGGAAGAACTCAAGGGCCATGCCCTGATGATCCATGCCGGCGGCGACAACTATGCCGACCAGCCCAAGCCCCTCGGCGGTGGCGGCGCCCGCGTGGTCTGCGGCGTCGTCAAGTAG
- the fliQ gene encoding flagellar biosynthesis protein FliQ — MTPEVAVDLFRQGLWLTALLVTVLVVPSLIVGLIVAIFQAATQINEQTLSFLPRLIVTLLTLIVLGPWMIRQLMEFIQTSVTNIPRLIG; from the coding sequence ATGACCCCTGAAGTCGCCGTCGATCTGTTTCGCCAGGGTCTCTGGCTCACCGCTCTGCTGGTCACGGTACTGGTGGTGCCGAGCTTGATCGTCGGCCTGATCGTGGCGATCTTCCAGGCGGCGACCCAGATCAACGAACAGACCCTGAGCTTCCTGCCACGGCTGATCGTCACCCTGTTGACGCTGATCGTCCTCGGGCCCTGGATGATCAGGCAGCTGATGGAATTCATCCAGACCTCGGTCACCAATATTCCGCGGCTGATCGGCTAG
- the flhA gene encoding flagellar biosynthesis protein FlhA has protein sequence MMGNMRGLARGNLGVPLAVLAMLAMMTLPMPPFLLDVLFTFNIALSIVVLLVSVYALRPLDFAVFPTILLVSTLLRLALNVASSRVVLLHGQDGHDAAGKVIQAFGEVVVGGNYVVGAVVFAILMIINFVVVTKGAGRISEVSARFTLDAMPGKQMAIDADLNAGIIDQAEAKKRRTEVGQEADFYGSMDGASKFVRGDAIAGLLILFINLIGGMAIGMAQHGLPFGDAARIYALLTIGDGLVAQVPSLLLSVAAAIMVTRVSSSEDMGQQVNRQMFASPKALAVSAFIIIAMGLVPGMPHLPFLGLGGAAAAGAWLIYKRQRQAKQAAEAETKKQQDLAPVQRPAEAKELGWDDVTPVDMVGLEVGYRLIPMVDRNQGGQLLARIKGVRKKLSQDLGFLMPSVHIRDNLDLLPNAYRLTLMGVSVAEAEIYPDRELAINPGQVYGTLNGVAAKDPAFGLEAVWIDVTQRDQAQSLGYTVVDASTVVATHLNQILFKHAHELIGHEEVQQLLQVLAKSSPKLAEELVPGIVSLSTLLKILQQLLQEQVPVRDIRTIAEAIANVGPRSQDPAAIAGAVRVALSRAIVQNIVGMEPELPVITLEPRLEQMLLSSMQKAGQGAEDGMFLEPGMAEKLQRSLVEAAQRQEMMGKPVVLLVAGAIRGMMSRFARMAAPNMSVLAYQEIPDNKQVTIVATVGQNG, from the coding sequence ATGATGGGCAATATGCGCGGTCTGGCTCGCGGCAACCTGGGCGTGCCGCTGGCGGTCCTGGCGATGCTCGCCATGATGACCCTGCCGATGCCGCCGTTCCTGCTGGACGTGCTGTTCACCTTCAACATCGCCTTGTCGATCGTGGTCCTGCTGGTCAGCGTCTACGCCCTGCGGCCGCTGGATTTCGCCGTCTTCCCGACCATCCTGCTGGTCTCGACCCTGCTGCGCCTGGCGCTGAACGTGGCCTCGAGCCGCGTAGTGCTGTTGCACGGCCAGGACGGTCACGACGCCGCGGGCAAGGTCATCCAGGCCTTCGGTGAGGTGGTGGTCGGCGGTAACTACGTGGTCGGTGCGGTGGTGTTCGCCATCCTCATGATCATCAACTTCGTGGTGGTGACCAAGGGTGCCGGCCGCATCTCCGAGGTGTCGGCTCGTTTCACCCTGGACGCCATGCCCGGCAAGCAGATGGCCATCGACGCCGACCTCAACGCCGGCATCATCGACCAGGCCGAAGCCAAGAAGCGCCGGACCGAGGTGGGCCAGGAAGCCGACTTCTACGGTTCCATGGACGGTGCCAGCAAGTTCGTCCGCGGTGACGCCATCGCCGGCCTGCTGATCCTCTTCATCAACCTCATCGGCGGCATGGCCATCGGCATGGCCCAGCACGGCCTGCCGTTCGGCGACGCCGCCCGTATCTACGCCCTGCTGACCATCGGTGACGGCTTGGTCGCCCAGGTGCCGTCGCTCTTGCTGTCGGTCGCCGCGGCCATCATGGTGACCCGGGTATCGTCCTCGGAAGACATGGGCCAGCAGGTCAATCGTCAGATGTTCGCCTCGCCCAAGGCGCTGGCGGTATCGGCCTTCATCATCATCGCCATGGGCTTGGTGCCGGGCATGCCGCACCTGCCGTTCCTCGGCCTGGGCGGTGCCGCCGCCGCTGGCGCCTGGCTGATCTACAAGCGTCAGCGCCAAGCCAAGCAGGCCGCCGAGGCGGAAACCAAGAAGCAGCAGGACCTGGCCCCCGTGCAGCGTCCGGCCGAGGCCAAGGAGCTGGGCTGGGACGACGTGACGCCGGTGGACATGGTCGGTCTGGAAGTGGGTTACCGGCTGATCCCCATGGTCGACCGCAACCAGGGTGGCCAGTTGCTGGCGCGGATCAAGGGCGTGCGCAAGAAGCTCTCCCAGGACCTCGGTTTCCTCATGCCCTCGGTGCATATCCGCGACAACCTGGACCTGCTGCCCAATGCCTATCGTCTGACTCTTATGGGCGTGAGCGTGGCCGAGGCCGAGATCTATCCTGATCGCGAACTGGCCATCAACCCCGGTCAGGTCTACGGCACCCTCAACGGGGTGGCCGCCAAGGATCCGGCATTCGGCCTCGAGGCCGTCTGGATCGACGTCACTCAGCGCGACCAGGCCCAGTCCCTCGGCTACACCGTGGTCGACGCCAGCACCGTGGTCGCCACTCACCTCAACCAGATTCTCTTCAAGCACGCCCACGAGCTGATCGGCCACGAAGAAGTCCAGCAATTGCTGCAGGTACTGGCCAAGAGTTCGCCCAAGCTGGCCGAGGAACTGGTGCCCGGCATCGTCTCCCTGTCGACCCTGCTCAAGATCCTCCAGCAGCTACTGCAGGAGCAGGTACCGGTCCGCGACATCCGTACCATTGCCGAAGCCATCGCCAACGTCGGTCCGCGGAGTCAAGATCCCGCCGCGATCGCCGGTGCGGTACGGGTCGCCCTGTCCCGCGCAATCGTCCAGAACATCGTTGGAATGGAGCCTGAGCTGCCTGTTATCACCCTTGAGCCAAGGTTGGAACAGATGTTGCTAAGTAGTATGCAGAAGGCCGGTCAAGGCGCTGAGGACGGCATGTTCCTCGAGCCTGGCATGGCGGAAAAACTGCAGCGTTCCCTCGTCGAGGCGGCGCAGCGTCAGGAAATGATGGGTAAGCCGGTAGTGTTGCTGGTAGCCGGTGCGATCCGCGGGATGATGTCCCGCTTCGCACGGATGGCGGCGCCGAATATGAGTGTACTGGCCTACCAGGAAATTCCGGACAACAAGCAGGTCACCATCGTCGCTACCGTTGGCCAGAATGGCTGA
- the fliR gene encoding flagellar biosynthetic protein FliR, translating into MLELSDAQIGGWVGSFLFPLFRIAALLMTMPIIGTTLVPVRVRMYLALALSLVLVPTLPPMPQVDAISLQAMPLIVEQILIGAMMGFSLQLFFHVFVMAGQIISTQAGLSFASMIDPVNGASAPVMGQFFTMLVTLLFLAMNGHLVVFEILAESFVTLPVGSTLNVDDFWQLAGRLGWVLGAGILLVLPAITALLVVNIAFGIMTRAAPSLNIFSVGMPLIVVLGMIIVWLGTADILSHYESLASEALQWLRELARAR; encoded by the coding sequence ATGCTCGAACTCAGCGACGCCCAGATTGGCGGCTGGGTCGGCAGCTTCCTGTTTCCGCTGTTCCGCATCGCCGCGCTGCTGATGACCATGCCGATCATCGGGACCACCCTGGTACCGGTGCGGGTACGGATGTACCTGGCCCTGGCCCTGAGCCTGGTGCTGGTCCCCACGTTGCCGCCCATGCCGCAGGTGGATGCCATCAGCCTGCAGGCCATGCCGCTGATCGTCGAGCAGATCCTGATCGGCGCGATGATGGGCTTCAGCCTGCAGCTGTTCTTCCACGTCTTCGTGATGGCCGGCCAGATCATCTCCACCCAGGCGGGCCTGAGCTTCGCCTCCATGATCGATCCGGTCAACGGCGCCTCGGCGCCGGTGATGGGGCAATTCTTCACTATGTTGGTGACCCTGCTGTTCCTGGCCATGAACGGTCACCTGGTGGTGTTCGAGATCCTCGCGGAAAGCTTCGTCACCCTGCCGGTGGGCAGCACCCTGAACGTCGACGACTTCTGGCAGCTGGCCGGCCGCTTGGGCTGGGTGCTGGGCGCCGGTATCCTGCTGGTCTTGCCGGCGATCACCGCGCTGCTGGTGGTCAACATCGCTTTCGGCATCATGACCCGCGCCGCGCCTTCCCTGAACATCTTCTCCGTCGGTATGCCGCTGATCGTGGTGCTGGGCATGATCATCGTCTGGCTCGGCACCGCGGATATCCTGTCTCACTATGAAAGTCTCGCCAGCGAGGCGCTGCAGTGGCTGCGCGAACTCGCCCGAGCCCGCTAG
- the fliO gene encoding flagellar biosynthetic protein FliO: protein MKSLLLPLSVLPLTANAAEATSPGLDVGTQLGQLLLGLLLVIGLILGLAWLVRRVQQQGPRGQQAIKVISTQHLGPRERLVLVQVGQEQLLIGVAGGRITPLHTLREPVRLGETDAAPPEFAQRLLELISRDPKAKP, encoded by the coding sequence ATGAAGAGTCTGCTCCTGCCGCTGAGTGTGCTGCCCCTGACCGCGAATGCTGCCGAAGCCACCAGCCCCGGGCTGGATGTGGGGACGCAACTCGGGCAACTTTTGCTCGGCCTGTTGCTGGTGATCGGCCTGATTCTCGGCCTGGCCTGGCTGGTGCGTCGCGTGCAGCAGCAGGGGCCGCGCGGCCAGCAGGCGATCAAGGTGATCTCGACCCAGCACCTCGGCCCGCGCGAGCGGCTGGTGCTGGTCCAGGTCGGTCAGGAGCAGCTCTTGATCGGCGTCGCCGGTGGCCGTATCACGCCGCTGCATACCCTGCGCGAGCCGGTGCGCCTGGGCGAGACGGACGCGGCTCCACCCGAATTCGCCCAGCGTCTGCTGGAACTCATCAGTCGCGATCCCAAGGCGAAACCATGA